A single genomic interval of Candidatus Bathyarchaeia archaeon harbors:
- a CDS encoding DUF2148 domain-containing protein gives MPIMRSKDCELEGLMDTARLMMVAARTAPKSGGVDDVETVLLYGEEKDKLAVEMERIGEERNKPGFLRDAKNVRDSDVVVLIGVDAARSFGLNCGACGYTTCKEFDEAVRKRGLDFEGPSCTFKVLDLGIALGSSVKTASLLDVDNRIMYRIAAAAHRLGFLEKSTLSMGIPLSAKGKNIYFDRKA, from the coding sequence ATGCCCATTATGCGAAGTAAGGATTGTGAGCTTGAAGGCTTGATGGACACCGCTAGACTCATGATGGTTGCGGCGAGAACTGCCCCTAAGTCCGGCGGCGTGGACGATGTGGAAACCGTCCTCCTCTACGGTGAAGAAAAAGATAAGTTGGCGGTTGAAATGGAGCGGATAGGGGAGGAGAGAAATAAACCTGGATTTCTCAGGGATGCGAAAAATGTGAGGGATTCAGACGTGGTGGTATTGATTGGAGTAGACGCTGCTAGAAGCTTCGGTTTAAACTGCGGGGCCTGCGGCTACACCACGTGTAAGGAGTTTGACGAAGCTGTTAGAAAAAGGGGTCTTGACTTCGAAGGCCCTTCATGCACATTTAAGGTACTAGATCTGGGAATAGCTCTCGGCTCATCCGTTAAAACGGCAAGCCTTCTCGATGTTGATAACAGGATCATGTACCGAATCGCAGCGGCCGCTCATAGACTAGGGTTCCTAGAGAAATCCACATTATCCATGGGGATCCCCCTTTCAGCGAAGGGAAAAAACATATACTTTGACAGAAAAGCATAA